The region TCTTTCACGAACTCGGTGTTCGGCACGTGCCCGATAAAGATAAACACGCCGTCGGTGGCCATGTCGGTCACCTCGCCGGTTTTCAGGTTCTTCAGCCGCACGCCAGTCACGGTGTCGTCGCCCTGAATTTCTTCCACGGCCGTGTCCCAGATGAACTTCATCTTGGGGTTGGCAAAGGCGCGGGCCTGGGCCACCTTGTTGGCGCGCAGGGTGTCGCGGCGGTGAATCAGGGTGACCTCGTCGGCGAACTTGGTGAGGAACAGGCCCTCTTCCACAGCCGCGTCGCCGCCGCCCACCACGACCACTTTCTTGCCCCGGTAGAAAAAGCCGTCACAGGTGGCGCAGGTTGACACGCCCTTGCCCCAGAAGTGCTCCTCGCCGGGCACGTTCAGGCGCTTGGGGTTGGCGCCGGTGGCCAGAATCACGGCCTTGGCGCGGTAGGTGCCGCCGTAGCCGGTGACCGTGAAGGGGTACTCGTGGTCGTGCTCGTCGCGCACGATGGCCTGCACCTCGTCCATCTCGATCACGCCGCCGAACTTCTCGGCCTGCTGCTGCATGCGGCTGGCGAGTTCCATCCCGCTGATGGGCTCGGGGAAACCGGGGTAGTTCTCGACTTCCTCGGTCTGGGCGATCTGACCGCCGGGCAGGCCCTTTTCCAGAATCAGGGTTTTCAGGCTGGCGCGGCCGGTGTAAATCGCAGCGGTCAGGCCGGCGGGGCCGCCGCCGACGATCACCACGTCATAGGTGTGGGTGTTGCCCGTCATGGATGAAGCGTACCACCGGCCACGATTCGGGATGGTCAGCCATGCACAGTTTGTTTTTTAAAGTACTTCAGATCTTCAGGGCAGTGGAGTGAAGCGCGAGACGGTCCACTCGCCAAAACCGTCTGCGATGCCCTTGTCGCCCCGGCCGCTGTACAGGTACACCGGCAAGCCCAGCGCCGGGTCGTAGCGAATCCGCACCTCTGGGCAGGGCAACGTGGCCTGATACCGCAGCGTCTGGGCAAGGCTGTCAAAACGGCCCTCTACGGTCAGCCGGGCCAGCGGGCTGGGCTGACCTGCCTCGCCGGGCACCAGATTCAACGCCACCACGGCGCCGTCCCGAACCGTTACCCGCGTGGCGGGCAACAGCACCGGCGCCGCCACCTGCCGCACCTCGTAGCTGTAGGCGCTCAGGCCCTGGGCGGCCCAGCGCGCCCGGGCCTGGGCCAGTTCGCGGCTCAGCGCCGCAAAGTTAGGGCGAACAAAGCCTGGGCGGCAGCCCTCGGCCGCCGGACCCGGCGCCCCCGCACCCCCCGCCTGGGCCAGCGGCGCGGCCAGGGACAGACACACACTCAGACTCAGCAGGGCCACGCGCAGGGGTGCAGACATGGCCTCAGGCTAGCGGGTCCGGCCGCACGCCGTTTGAAGCTGGCCTTCAGCAGGCGCGGTCCAAGGTCCCGGGGGCCGGGGCGTACCCTGAGCGCCATGACCACGCCGCCCCCCATCCTCGACCTGGGGTATTCGCTGTGCCCCAACGACACCTTTATTTTTCACGCCCTGCACGCCGGGCTGACCCCTTCGCCGCTGCCGGTGCGCGAGGTGCTGGAAGACGTGCAGACCCTGAACGACTGGGCGGTGGCCGGGCGCCTGCCCATGACCAAGATCAGTTACCGCGCCTATTTTGAGGTGATGGACCGCTACGTGGCGCTGCGGTCGGGCGGCGCGCTGGGCCGGGGCGTGGGCCCCCTAATCGTGACGCGCGGAGACGTGCAGGACCTGAACGGCGCGGCGGTGCTCTCGCCCGGCGCGCTGACCACCGCCGAACTGCTGCTGCGGCTGGTCTTTCCCGGTGTGCAGGTGCTGCGCGCCCGCTACGACGAGATCATGCCGGCGGTGGCGCGCGGCGAATGGAACGGCGTGCGTATAGACGCCGGGCTGATCATCCACGAGTCGCGCTTTACCTACCCGCAGCACGGCCTGCACAAACGGCTGGACCTGGGTGCGTGGTGGGAAGGCGAAACCGGGCTGCCGCTGCCCCTGGGCGCCATTCTGGTGCGCCGCGACCTGCCGCACGACCTGCAGGGTCAACTGAACGAGGCGGTGCGCCAGAGCCTGGAGTACGCCTACGCCCACCCGCAGGCGTCCAAGGCCTACGTGCGCCAGCACGCCGCCGAACTGTCTGAGGAGGTGATGCAGGCACACATTGACCTGTACGTGAACGCCTTCAGCCTCGACGTGGGCGAAGAAGGCGAGCGGGCCGTGCAGGAGTTGCACCGCCGGGCGGTGGCAGCAGGCGCGGTGGCCCCCAGTGCCCTGCCCCTGTTCGTGCGCTGATCCGGCCTCCAAGAAGTTCCGGCATATTCCCAACCGGAGGGACTCGCAGCACGGCGCGGCAGGGAGGAGAAGGATCGCTGGCAATTGGCGTTGGAAGGGGCTGGCGGTGGGGAACATCCAGTGCGGCTCTGGCTGGTTCGGAGACACACGGCCTGACCGTTCAACGGCCGGTGGCGCCTGAAGCTGGCCTTCAGCCCACCTTGAGACCACGCTAAAGCGGCGCTCAGAAGGTATGCATGCCCCCACTGTGCCCCTGGGGTGGCCCTTAAGTTGGCCTCGTTCTACGTCCGGCGCGGCGCCGCCTTCCTCAGTGCTTCCTCTGCCCGTGCATTTGCTGGCCGGGGCCCAGGCTGTTCGGGGGCGATTTCTGGTGCTCGCGCCGCCCGAGGTCCTTGCATGCGTCTTTCCCTGCTGACCCTGAGTGCGCTGCTCACCGCCTCTGCCCTGGCCCAGAGCGCGCCCCCCACGCCCCGCCCCCTGCCGCCCTCGGAGCCGCCCGCCACCGTGACGGCCACGCGCAACGAGCCCACCGCGCTGGAGTTCACCCCGGACAAACTGGCGCGGCTGAAGGTGCCTGCCGGCTTCACCCTGAAGGTGATGGCCACCGGCCTGGGCAACGCCCGCATGCTCTACGTGATGCCCGACGGCGGTATCTACCTCACCCGCCGTCAGCAGAACGACGTGTGGTACCTGAAAGACGTCAACAAGGACGGCAAGATCGAGGCCACCGAGCGCAAACAGGTGGCCCAGAACCTGAAGCTGGCGCACGGCCTGGATGTGAAAGACAACAAGCTGTACGTCGTGGGCGAGAAAACCATCTGGGTGATGGACATGGCCCGGGACGGCACCCTGAGCGTGCCGCGCGTGTTTGCCGACGGCTTCCCGGACGCCGGGCAGCACCCCGCCCGCACCCTGAAATGGGGCCCGGACGGTTACCTGTACGCCAGCTTTGGCTCCACCAACAACGACGCCCCCACCCCCAACCCCGAAGAAGCCACCATTCTGCGTATTGCCCCAGACGGCAAAACCCGCGAGGTGTACGCCCGGGGCCTGCGCCACACCATTGGCTTTGGCTGGCACCCGGTGAGCGGCGTGCTGTACGGCGCCGACCAGGGCAGCGACTGGCACGGCGACAACATCCCGCCCGAGGAAATCAACGTGATCGAGCGCGGCAAGAATTACGGCTGGCCCTTCTGCTACGGCGACAAGCAGCCCGACCCGTACGTGAACGTGGGCAACATTCCTGGCAAGGTGGCCAAGGAGGCCTACTGCGCGGGCACCCAGGGCAGCGTGCTGAACTACACCGCCCACGCCGCCGCCATTGCCCTGAACTACTACACCGGCACCCAGTTCCCGGCCGAGATGCGCAACGACGCCTTTATCGCCTACCGGGGGTCGTGGAACCGCGCAGAGCCCAGCGGCTACGAGATTGCCCGGCTGGTGTTCGACGCCCAGAACAAGCCCGAGCGCATTGAGCCTTTCGTGACCGGTTTCGTGTTCCAGGACGCCCAGGACGGCCTGTGGAAACAGTTTGGCCGCGTGGCGGGCGTGGCGACCTACACCGACGGCAGCCTGCTGTTCACCGATGACCAGAGCGGCGTGCTCTACCGCGTGCTGTACACGGGAGGCCAGTGATGAGAAGGGCTTTTGCCAAACAGGCCCTGCTGGGGCTGATGGCACTGGGCGCGGCGGCAGGTGCGGCGCTGGCCGGCGGCATGAACATGGGGGCGATGGCCGCCCCCGCCAGCACACCCCTGAAGGCCACGGCCGCCCTGCGCGACGCGGCCGGGCAGGTGCTGGGCACCGCCACTTTCGAGCAGCAGGG is a window of Deinococcus multiflagellatus DNA encoding:
- the trxB gene encoding thioredoxin-disulfide reductase — encoded protein: MTGNTHTYDVVIVGGGPAGLTAAIYTGRASLKTLILEKGLPGGQIAQTEEVENYPGFPEPISGMELASRMQQQAEKFGGVIEMDEVQAIVRDEHDHEYPFTVTGYGGTYRAKAVILATGANPKRLNVPGEEHFWGKGVSTCATCDGFFYRGKKVVVVGGGDAAVEEGLFLTKFADEVTLIHRRDTLRANKVAQARAFANPKMKFIWDTAVEEIQGDDTVTGVRLKNLKTGEVTDMATDGVFIFIGHVPNTEFVKDTVNLRPDGYVDVTDEIYTSVPMLFAAGDVSDYIYRQLGTSVGAGTRAAMSAERALAALEVEAETAAD
- a CDS encoding DUF6174 domain-containing protein is translated as MSAPLRVALLSLSVCLSLAAPLAQAGGAGAPGPAAEGCRPGFVRPNFAALSRELAQARARWAAQGLSAYSYEVRQVAAPVLLPATRVTVRDGAVVALNLVPGEAGQPSPLARLTVEGRFDSLAQTLRYQATLPCPEVRIRYDPALGLPVYLYSGRGDKGIADGFGEWTVSRFTPLP
- a CDS encoding 1,4-dihydroxy-6-naphthoate synthase; this encodes MTTPPPILDLGYSLCPNDTFIFHALHAGLTPSPLPVREVLEDVQTLNDWAVAGRLPMTKISYRAYFEVMDRYVALRSGGALGRGVGPLIVTRGDVQDLNGAAVLSPGALTTAELLLRLVFPGVQVLRARYDEIMPAVARGEWNGVRIDAGLIIHESRFTYPQHGLHKRLDLGAWWEGETGLPLPLGAILVRRDLPHDLQGQLNEAVRQSLEYAYAHPQASKAYVRQHAAELSEEVMQAHIDLYVNAFSLDVGEEGERAVQELHRRAVAAGAVAPSALPLFVR
- a CDS encoding PQQ-dependent sugar dehydrogenase, with protein sequence MRLSLLTLSALLTASALAQSAPPTPRPLPPSEPPATVTATRNEPTALEFTPDKLARLKVPAGFTLKVMATGLGNARMLYVMPDGGIYLTRRQQNDVWYLKDVNKDGKIEATERKQVAQNLKLAHGLDVKDNKLYVVGEKTIWVMDMARDGTLSVPRVFADGFPDAGQHPARTLKWGPDGYLYASFGSTNNDAPTPNPEEATILRIAPDGKTREVYARGLRHTIGFGWHPVSGVLYGADQGSDWHGDNIPPEEINVIERGKNYGWPFCYGDKQPDPYVNVGNIPGKVAKEAYCAGTQGSVLNYTAHAAAIALNYYTGTQFPAEMRNDAFIAYRGSWNRAEPSGYEIARLVFDAQNKPERIEPFVTGFVFQDAQDGLWKQFGRVAGVATYTDGSLLFTDDQSGVLYRVLYTGGQ